Proteins encoded within one genomic window of Pseudalkalibacillus sp. SCS-8:
- the folP gene encoding dihydropteroate synthase yields MMDLNERTWIMGILNVTPDSFSDGGHYNSIERAVEHAKEMVQAGADIIDIGGESTRPGAEKVTLQEELDRVIPMIKAVRAAVDVPISIDTYKAEVADQAIQAGADIINDVWGAKADAKMAEVAAAHQVPIILMHNQSDGNYHHLMADIARGLRESVEIVKDAGVKDENIILDPGIGFAKTYEDNLEVMSSLDVLTNLGYPVILGTSRKSFIGRVLQTEADQRMEGTGATTCLGIQKGCQLVRVHDVLENKRMAMMMDAMLMKKGAVQHG; encoded by the coding sequence ATGATGGACTTGAACGAACGAACATGGATCATGGGAATCTTGAACGTAACACCAGATTCTTTTTCAGATGGTGGCCATTACAATTCAATCGAACGAGCTGTAGAGCATGCGAAAGAAATGGTCCAAGCAGGGGCGGATATTATTGACATCGGCGGCGAATCAACCCGTCCGGGTGCTGAAAAAGTTACCCTGCAGGAAGAACTGGATCGAGTCATACCAATGATTAAAGCTGTCAGGGCAGCTGTTGACGTTCCAATTTCAATTGATACGTATAAAGCGGAAGTGGCCGACCAAGCCATCCAGGCAGGAGCGGATATTATCAATGATGTATGGGGAGCAAAAGCGGATGCGAAAATGGCAGAGGTCGCAGCTGCACATCAAGTGCCGATCATTCTCATGCACAACCAATCAGACGGAAACTATCACCATCTTATGGCTGACATTGCCAGGGGTCTCAGGGAAAGCGTCGAGATTGTGAAAGATGCTGGCGTTAAAGATGAAAACATCATCCTTGACCCCGGTATAGGTTTTGCGAAGACGTATGAAGATAACCTGGAAGTCATGTCGAGCTTGGATGTCCTGACGAATCTCGGCTATCCCGTCATCCTCGGTACATCCAGGAAATCGTTCATCGGGCGAGTACTGCAAACGGAAGCGGATCAACGGATGGAAGGGACCGGAGCGACGACATGTCTTGGCATTCAGAAAGGCTGTCAGCTTGTCCGCGTGCATGATGTGTTGGAAAACAAACGAATGGCGATGATGATGGATGCGATGTTAATGAAGAAGGGAGCTGTACAGCATGGATAA